The proteins below come from a single Dinghuibacter silviterrae genomic window:
- a CDS encoding alpha-L-rhamnosidase-related protein, protein MKLILALTICLSSLLANATPWHADWIALPGDNGHDYGVFYFRKHIDLAAKPGTFVVHVSADNRYKLFVNGTLVSLGPARSDLYHWNYETVDLAPYLVPGTNVVSAIVWNEADDRPEGQLSFHTAFLLQGDTPAEEILNTNNSWRCIRDGAYRSMGKIFYASAGEFVDRTKTIRDWMTASFDDRNWPAAASLFGAQPNGGSDGFGWMLVPATLPAREMTYQRIPLCRKATGIPVPNGFPGEKTALTIPAHTKATLLLDQTFLTNAYPTLVFSKGGGAGISIRYAESLYKTGGGKGNRNDVEGKIFNGREDTLVSDGTDGQSYTTLNFRTYRYIQLGVQTQDDPLTIEDMYGTFTGYPFGQPSTFQTDDTVLKKILEIGWRTARLNAWETYTDCPYYEQLQYIGDTRVQATITYFNSADPRLPRNAIEMIDRSRLTDGETMSRAPTRNTQIIPPFSLWYIGMLHDYWMYRGDDRFIADKLQGARGILHFFGQYQDTSGSLRNVPYWTFVDWAGGEGWSFGNPPKGEDGSSAILDLQLLWAYQWAADMEGKVGIPYYAALYAGKAAQLRQTIQHKYWSSARGLYADTKEQHTFSQHANALAILTGMPNAAAVGRRLLADSTLTQCSIYFKYYLHQALVKAGLGDGYMDWLGIWRQNIAMGLTTWTEDSNIDNTRSDCHAWGSSPNIEFFRTVLGIDSDAPGFRRVRIVPHLGKLTDAGGEIPHPNGKIAVHYHLSGGQWKMSVSLPEHTSGVFVWKGKTYALKAGDQAFMVD, encoded by the coding sequence ATGAAACTCATTCTTGCCCTGACGATCTGCTTGTCAAGCTTATTAGCCAACGCCACCCCCTGGCACGCCGACTGGATTGCACTACCCGGTGACAACGGTCACGATTACGGGGTCTTTTATTTCAGAAAACACATAGACCTGGCCGCGAAGCCCGGGACCTTTGTGGTCCACGTCTCCGCCGACAACCGTTATAAATTATTTGTCAATGGCACCTTGGTCTCCCTTGGCCCGGCCAGGAGCGACCTTTACCACTGGAACTATGAAACCGTCGACCTGGCGCCTTACCTGGTGCCGGGGACGAATGTCGTATCGGCCATCGTCTGGAATGAAGCGGATGACCGGCCGGAAGGACAGTTGAGTTTTCACACGGCTTTCCTCCTGCAGGGAGACACGCCGGCCGAAGAAATACTGAATACGAACAACAGTTGGCGATGTATCCGGGACGGTGCTTACCGGTCGATGGGCAAAATTTTTTACGCCAGCGCCGGGGAGTTTGTAGACCGGACCAAAACCATCCGGGACTGGATGACGGCGTCGTTTGACGACCGGAACTGGCCCGCTGCCGCCAGCCTTTTTGGCGCCCAGCCCAATGGCGGGTCCGATGGTTTCGGATGGATGCTTGTCCCGGCGACGCTGCCGGCGAGGGAAATGACCTACCAGCGCATCCCCCTTTGCCGCAAGGCCACGGGCATCCCCGTTCCGAACGGTTTCCCCGGCGAAAAAACCGCGCTCACGATCCCCGCGCATACAAAGGCGACCTTGCTCCTTGACCAGACTTTCCTTACCAACGCCTATCCGACCTTGGTCTTTAGCAAGGGCGGCGGCGCGGGTATATCCATACGGTACGCGGAATCCTTGTACAAAACCGGTGGCGGGAAAGGCAACCGGAACGACGTGGAAGGCAAGATTTTTAACGGCCGGGAAGACACCCTCGTCTCCGACGGTACCGACGGCCAAAGCTATACCACGCTCAATTTCCGGACGTACCGGTATATACAGCTCGGGGTGCAGACCCAGGACGATCCACTCACCATCGAGGATATGTATGGTACGTTTACCGGGTATCCCTTCGGGCAACCCTCGACCTTCCAAACGGACGATACCGTCCTCAAAAAAATACTGGAGATCGGGTGGCGGACTGCACGGCTAAACGCCTGGGAGACGTATACCGACTGTCCCTATTATGAGCAGCTTCAATACATCGGGGACACCCGCGTACAGGCCACTATCACGTACTTTAACAGCGCCGACCCTCGGTTGCCGCGCAACGCGATCGAGATGATCGACCGTTCCCGTCTAACGGACGGGGAGACGATGAGCCGTGCCCCCACGCGGAATACCCAGATCATACCGCCCTTTTCGCTGTGGTATATCGGTATGTTGCACGACTACTGGATGTACAGGGGCGACGACCGGTTTATCGCGGATAAATTACAGGGGGCAAGAGGCATCCTTCATTTCTTTGGCCAATACCAGGATACCAGCGGTTCTTTAAGAAATGTACCCTATTGGACATTTGTCGACTGGGCCGGAGGCGAAGGCTGGTCGTTTGGGAATCCCCCCAAAGGGGAGGACGGCAGCTCCGCCATCCTGGATTTACAACTCCTTTGGGCGTACCAGTGGGCGGCGGATATGGAGGGCAAGGTGGGCATCCCCTACTACGCAGCGCTATATGCGGGGAAAGCCGCGCAGTTGCGTCAGACCATACAGCATAAATACTGGAGTTCCGCCCGCGGGCTTTACGCCGACACCAAAGAACAGCATACATTTTCCCAACATGCCAACGCACTGGCAATCCTCACCGGGATGCCAAACGCCGCAGCGGTGGGCCGGCGCCTGCTTGCCGACAGTACGCTGACGCAATGCTCCATCTATTTCAAATACTACCTCCACCAGGCCCTTGTCAAGGCCGGTTTGGGGGACGGCTACATGGACTGGCTCGGTATATGGCGCCAAAACATCGCCATGGGCCTCACCACCTGGACGGAAGACTCCAACATCGACAACACCCGCTCTGACTGTCATGCCTGGGGGAGCAGCCCCAATATCGAATTCTTCCGGACGGTGCTTGGCATCGACAGCGATGCGCCGGGGTTCCGCCGGGTAAGGATAGTGCCCCACTTAGGTAAACTGACGGATGCCGGTGGGGAGATCCCCCACCCCAACGGGAAGATTGCCGTCCACTATCACCTTAGCGGCGGTCAGTGGAAGATGAGCGTCAGCCTCCCGGAGCATACGTCCGGGGTATTCGTTTGGAAGGGGAAGACGTATGCATTAAAGGCGGGGGATCAAGCTTTCATGGTCGACTAA
- a CDS encoding cupin domain-containing protein, whose product MIDNIKAIPESQGETISVVGDNYRIIISGKQTGGEYAVIDMLVPPGGGPGPHAHAGFQELFYLVDGELEFKTEAGKYNAKKGDFIHIPKGGEVHCFKNISNTTAHLLCTVIPAGLDAFFEEIGKATTPGVFLPPPALSAEEIARLSGVAEKYGQKVYPPNYFDFQ is encoded by the coding sequence ATGATAGACAACATCAAAGCCATCCCCGAATCCCAGGGAGAAACCATCTCCGTGGTGGGGGACAACTACCGGATCATCATATCCGGGAAGCAAACCGGCGGTGAATACGCCGTCATCGATATGCTGGTGCCCCCGGGGGGCGGTCCCGGCCCGCATGCGCACGCCGGTTTTCAGGAACTTTTCTATTTGGTCGACGGCGAGCTTGAATTTAAAACGGAGGCGGGAAAATACAACGCTAAAAAGGGCGACTTCATCCATATTCCCAAGGGCGGTGAAGTGCATTGTTTTAAAAACATCAGCAACACCACCGCGCATTTGCTGTGTACGGTGATCCCCGCCGGGCTGGATGCGTTCTTCGAGGAAATAGGGAAAGCCACGACCCCCGGCGTCTTTTTACCGCCGCCGGCATTGAGTGCTGAAGAGATTGCAAGGTTAAGCGGCGTTGCCGAAAAATATGGCCAGAAAGTATATCCCCCAAACTATTTTGATTTCCAATAA
- a CDS encoding alkene reductase — protein MKNHIVMAPMTRSRATGNIPNDLMATYYAQRTGAGLIVTEGTSPTPDGLGYPRIPGIFNDAQIAGWKNITDKVHAGGSKIFLQLMHTGRIGHLDNLPEGWSLSGASSIKAAGQIYTDTAGMQEHSEPVPLTWEGIQKVIDGFVTAAENAVKAGFDGVELHGANGYLLEQFLNPHTNDRTDDYGGSIEHRARLSIEIAQKTAAAIGRDRVGIRFSPYAYLGDLKPYDVEEVHATYAYLAKALNEIGITYIHIASNPNIPQRTFDAIRSNFSNTIILCNGITPDTATAVLQKGFADIVAFGRSFLANPDLVDRIEQHAPLNEIDLSTLYTPGPKGYTDYPTMRLSPVHSI, from the coding sequence TTGAAAAACCATATCGTCATGGCGCCGATGACCCGGAGCCGGGCAACCGGCAATATTCCGAACGACCTGATGGCGACCTACTACGCACAGCGTACGGGCGCCGGTTTGATCGTCACCGAAGGTACGTCACCGACACCCGACGGTTTGGGGTATCCGCGCATCCCGGGTATTTTTAACGACGCCCAGATAGCGGGCTGGAAGAACATCACCGATAAGGTACACGCCGGGGGTAGCAAGATCTTCCTCCAACTCATGCACACGGGCCGGATCGGTCACCTGGACAACCTGCCCGAAGGCTGGTCGCTCTCCGGGGCCTCCTCCATTAAAGCGGCGGGCCAGATTTATACCGATACGGCCGGCATGCAGGAGCACTCCGAGCCGGTTCCCCTAACCTGGGAAGGTATCCAAAAGGTTATCGACGGGTTTGTCACTGCTGCGGAAAACGCGGTAAAAGCGGGTTTTGATGGCGTCGAACTACACGGCGCCAACGGCTATTTATTGGAGCAGTTCCTAAACCCTCATACCAATGACCGGACCGATGACTATGGCGGCAGCATCGAACACCGTGCACGGCTATCGATAGAGATCGCCCAAAAAACCGCAGCGGCCATCGGCAGGGACCGGGTGGGTATCCGGTTTTCGCCTTATGCCTATCTGGGCGACCTCAAGCCGTATGATGTGGAAGAGGTGCACGCCACCTACGCCTACCTGGCCAAAGCATTAAACGAAATCGGCATCACCTATATACATATCGCCTCGAACCCCAACATACCGCAAAGGACTTTTGATGCGATCCGGTCTAATTTCTCCAACACGATCATCCTTTGCAACGGCATCACACCGGATACTGCCACCGCCGTTCTTCAAAAGGGCTTTGCGGATATAGTCGCCTTCGGCCGCTCTTTTTTAGCGAACCCGGACCTCGTAGACCGGATTGAACAGCATGCCCCGCTCAACGAGATAGATCTTTCGACGCTGTATACCCCGGGGCCCAAAGGGTACACCGATTATCCAACCATGCGTCTTTCTCCGGTTCATTCCATCTAA
- a CDS encoding helix-turn-helix domain-containing protein yields MTFEFTVHPGFNFIKSFGEHFNIPVKDDTLILPVSMGKGFIRFKEIEPGVKFALHHYTMSEDFHLIRKSPQENHDIVSIVFNSNEIPRDVTPDRQTAIQFLKNNGSSIQIASSALSTETIFPGGVEIYFGVIGIRREVLMTALGLDNVRGPLEMILHGDGLFFYHEKMVPDILRTLKQLSEVSDEDALSALYHKIKIHELIYLLFHKLLDRGNDKQRPVNKADIDKLAAIRTAILADLSQPPELSALAKMSGMSETKMKQLFKQTFGDTIYNYYQNERMQEAGFLLTQAGYSVSEAGYQLGFSNLSHFSRLFEKHFGATPKKYAAAG; encoded by the coding sequence ATGACTTTTGAATTCACCGTCCACCCCGGCTTCAACTTTATAAAAAGCTTCGGCGAACATTTTAATATCCCCGTCAAGGACGACACATTGATCCTCCCCGTGTCGATGGGCAAAGGCTTCATCCGGTTTAAAGAAATAGAACCCGGGGTCAAATTCGCCCTGCATCATTATACCATGTCAGAGGACTTTCATTTAATACGGAAGTCCCCGCAGGAAAACCATGACATTGTCTCGATCGTTTTCAACAGCAATGAAATACCCAGGGACGTCACTCCGGACCGCCAGACGGCGATTCAGTTTTTGAAAAACAATGGCTCGTCGATCCAGATCGCCTCCAGCGCGCTGAGCACGGAAACGATTTTCCCCGGGGGCGTGGAGATCTATTTTGGAGTCATCGGCATTCGCCGCGAGGTACTGATGACCGCACTGGGGCTGGACAATGTGCGTGGGCCCCTGGAGATGATCCTGCATGGCGATGGCTTGTTTTTTTATCATGAAAAAATGGTCCCGGACATTTTGCGAACGCTGAAGCAACTCTCCGAGGTCAGCGACGAGGATGCTTTGAGCGCATTGTATCATAAAATAAAGATCCACGAGCTGATCTACCTGCTGTTTCACAAGCTGCTGGACCGGGGAAATGACAAACAAAGACCCGTCAACAAAGCGGATATCGACAAACTGGCGGCCATCCGCACGGCCATCCTGGCGGACCTTAGCCAGCCGCCGGAATTGAGCGCCCTGGCAAAAATGTCGGGCATGAGTGAAACAAAAATGAAGCAGTTGTTCAAGCAAACCTTTGGGGACACGATCTACAACTACTACCAGAACGAACGGATGCAGGAAGCGGGCTTCCTTTTAACACAAGCCGGCTATTCTGTTTCCGAGGCCGGGTATCAACTGGGGTTTTCAAACCTGAGCCACTTCTCCAGGCTTTTCGAGAAACACTTTGGCGCTACGCCCAAAAAATACGCTGCTGCCGGATAG